A part of Rhodohalobacter barkolensis genomic DNA contains:
- a CDS encoding NYN domain-containing protein, with amino-acid sequence MDQENTRKLAVLIDADNAQPSVIENLLAEIAKYGTANVKRIYGDWTLPQLKGWKEVLLNFSIQPIQQFGYTKGKNATDSALIIDAMDLLYSEEFDGFCLVSSDSDFTKLAARIRESGLSVYGFGEKKTPEPFVAACDKFIFTEVLRDDEEDIPSGKRMSTLELKQDTKLVSLFRHAIKASSDDSGWAHLAPVGSHIAKQSPEFDPRNYGYSKLGELIKAMKLFEVEERPVGQGQSKAIYVKDKRR; translated from the coding sequence ATGGATCAGGAAAACACTCGAAAATTAGCTGTTCTCATTGACGCTGATAATGCACAACCTTCTGTGATTGAAAACCTACTGGCCGAAATCGCAAAATACGGCACCGCAAATGTGAAACGTATTTATGGCGACTGGACATTACCGCAGTTAAAAGGATGGAAAGAGGTGTTGTTAAATTTCTCCATTCAACCGATTCAGCAGTTTGGTTACACAAAAGGAAAAAACGCAACAGACAGTGCCCTCATCATCGATGCCATGGATTTACTGTACAGTGAAGAGTTTGACGGTTTTTGCCTGGTTTCCAGTGACAGTGATTTTACAAAGCTTGCCGCACGTATTCGCGAATCCGGCCTTTCTGTTTATGGTTTTGGTGAAAAGAAAACTCCTGAACCGTTTGTAGCCGCCTGTGATAAATTCATCTTCACGGAAGTACTCCGAGACGATGAGGAGGATATCCCCTCCGGAAAACGCATGTCCACTCTTGAGCTCAAACAGGATACTAAATTGGTCAGCCTTTTCCGTCATGCCATCAAAGCCTCATCCGATGATAGCGGGTGGGCACATCTGGCCCCGGTTGGCAGTCATATTGCAAAACAATCTCCGGAGTTTGATCCAAGAAATTATGGGTACTCAAAACTTGGTGAATTAATCAAGGCGATGAAGCTTTTCGAAGTTGAAGAAAGACCTGTGGGACAGGGTCAGTCTAAAGCAATTTATGTAAAAGATAAACGAAGATAA
- a CDS encoding S1C family serine protease, with the protein MERAPFSAAYVENSDSVSDIDSENESTDLQQSEPEIETSRINAITRAVEKGSEAVVSIMATEPVRRQETPRDEFFRFFFGDQFPQENTSMGSGFIVSEDGLVVTNQHVVGTNPSEIMISMGDGSTYDAQLVGFDELTDIALIRIESDTTFPFLDLTDSDDVIVGEWSIALGNPFGLFDDGQPTVTVGVVSAKNRDFRADPNNPRVYIDMIQTDAAINRGNSGGPLLNSNGEVIGMNTFIYTGGTSAGFVGLSFAIPSNRIEKIISQLLTSGVVMLDYDPGMEFTSMTEQLIYRYQLPYVQGLLVTSVNRNGPAFECGILPGDVIVRIGEERVMSEMHAWALLRDYDVGDDMNIELIREGDLYQTEMKLRQKVKDTTSN; encoded by the coding sequence ATGGAAAGAGCCCCATTTTCTGCGGCTTATGTAGAAAATTCAGATTCCGTCAGTGATATTGATTCTGAAAATGAATCGACTGACCTTCAACAATCCGAACCGGAAATAGAGACGAGCAGGATTAACGCGATAACTCGTGCGGTTGAGAAGGGTAGTGAAGCTGTAGTCAGTATTATGGCAACAGAGCCGGTTCGCAGGCAGGAGACTCCCCGCGATGAGTTTTTCCGCTTCTTTTTTGGTGATCAGTTCCCGCAAGAGAATACAAGTATGGGATCCGGCTTTATTGTGAGTGAAGATGGGCTGGTTGTAACAAATCAACACGTAGTGGGGACGAATCCATCAGAAATTATGATTTCGATGGGTGATGGATCCACCTATGATGCTCAGCTTGTTGGGTTTGATGAACTGACCGATATCGCATTGATTAGGATTGAATCAGATACAACATTTCCGTTTTTGGACTTGACAGATTCGGATGATGTCATTGTCGGGGAGTGGTCTATTGCATTGGGAAACCCATTTGGACTTTTTGATGATGGCCAGCCCACTGTAACCGTTGGGGTTGTAAGTGCTAAGAATCGCGATTTCCGGGCTGACCCGAACAACCCGCGTGTATATATCGATATGATTCAAACGGATGCTGCAATCAACAGAGGGAATTCGGGTGGCCCCTTACTAAACAGCAACGGAGAAGTGATTGGGATGAATACGTTTATTTACACCGGAGGCACAAGTGCCGGTTTTGTTGGACTCAGCTTTGCCATTCCTAGTAATCGTATTGAAAAAATTATTTCCCAACTGTTGACAAGTGGGGTTGTGATGTTGGATTATGATCCCGGTATGGAGTTTACTTCCATGACAGAACAGCTTATCTACCGCTACCAGCTACCGTATGTTCAGGGTTTACTGGTAACGAGTGTAAACCGTAATGGTCCCGCTTTTGAGTGCGGTATTTTGCCGGGTGATGTGATAGTACGTATTGGAGAAGAACGTGTGATGAGTGAAATGCATGCCTGGGCTCTGCTGCGCGATTATGATGTGGGTGATGACATGAATATCGAACTGATCAGGGAAGGTGATCTCTATCAAACCGAGATGAAACTTCGCCAAAAAGTGAAGGACACAACGTCAAATTAA
- a CDS encoding ComEA family DNA-binding protein — protein MKRKLFYLFERLQIKRSERIAISILMAVTVITTVLYSSPEIWTSKSEFDYSISDSIFSARSASLIAEKEMILERYQPEEIQANSSNENGLVETYRDTIPPDSSDQGTNSDSTALINVNSASENKLQELPGIGPAYASRIVEWRSENGPFTSKDQLIEIKGIGEKRLETIRPLITL, from the coding sequence ATGAAACGGAAACTCTTCTATCTTTTTGAACGCCTTCAAATAAAACGAAGTGAGCGAATTGCCATTTCGATACTTATGGCCGTTACAGTAATCACCACAGTCCTGTATTCAAGTCCGGAAATATGGACATCTAAATCGGAGTTTGATTACTCTATTTCGGATTCTATTTTTTCTGCGCGTAGTGCCAGCCTTATTGCTGAAAAGGAGATGATTTTAGAGCGATATCAACCCGAAGAGATACAAGCAAACAGTTCTAACGAGAATGGTTTAGTGGAGACCTATCGGGATACAATTCCACCCGATTCATCGGATCAAGGCACGAATTCCGATTCCACTGCGTTAATCAATGTCAATTCTGCCTCAGAAAATAAGCTGCAGGAGCTGCCCGGGATCGGTCCCGCATATGCATCAAGAATTGTTGAGTGGCGTAGCGAAAACGGGCCATTTACTTCTAAGGATCAGTTGATTGAAATTAAAGGAATCGGTGAAAAAAGGCTGGAAACCATTCGCCCGCTCATAACTCTTTGA
- a CDS encoding response regulator translates to MANRILWADDEIDQLKAHIIFLEEKGFQITPVTNGEDAVSLIKSKPFDIVFLDEQMPGMDGLATLDQIQDIQPSLPVIMITKSEEESIMEDAIGNKIADYLIKPVNPNQILLTVKRILDKQRIQNEKAAQSYLKNFNELSARFSEDTGWKGWIDIYKTLTHWEMNLESSDEALQQVLQDQFQQANQAFGRFIKMEYKGWLKGNDDAPMLSPFLVKDKIFPRLREDEKVVFILIDCMRYDQWLLFQQILSEYYTIDTDFYYSILPTATPYSRNSIFSGMYPQEIKRRYPQLWEMGQDETSLNRHEEELLKKYMQRNHFSDQVKYEKIIDPEDGNRIAQKISNYTQTPLTAIVYNFVDTLVHSRSDSEVLKQIAPDVPAFRSLTETWFQHSSLLRIFKELADEDVTVVVTSDHGSVRALRDTKVFGDKDAATNLRYKYGRNLKAEESAAIFIDKPEEYMLPVEPPANSYIIAKEDYFFVYPNNYNKFQNRYRDTFQHGGASMEEMILPVSVLKSKK, encoded by the coding sequence ATGGCGAACAGAATTTTGTGGGCTGACGATGAAATCGATCAGCTTAAGGCGCATATCATTTTTCTTGAAGAGAAAGGATTTCAGATTACTCCGGTTACAAACGGCGAGGACGCGGTTTCTCTGATTAAGAGCAAACCTTTTGATATTGTATTTTTGGATGAACAGATGCCGGGTATGGATGGTTTAGCCACACTAGATCAAATACAGGATATCCAGCCCTCCTTGCCTGTAATCATGATTACCAAGAGTGAAGAAGAGTCGATCATGGAAGATGCCATCGGGAATAAAATTGCCGATTATCTGATCAAACCGGTCAATCCAAATCAGATACTGCTCACCGTAAAACGAATTTTGGATAAACAGAGAATTCAAAACGAAAAAGCAGCTCAGTCTTACCTCAAGAATTTTAATGAACTATCCGCACGTTTCAGTGAAGATACCGGCTGGAAGGGTTGGATTGATATTTATAAAACTCTGACTCATTGGGAGATGAATCTTGAGTCGAGTGATGAAGCCCTGCAACAGGTGTTACAGGATCAGTTTCAGCAGGCAAATCAAGCCTTTGGCAGATTTATAAAAATGGAGTATAAAGGGTGGTTGAAAGGAAATGATGACGCGCCGATGCTGAGTCCATTTCTGGTGAAGGATAAAATTTTCCCACGTTTAAGAGAGGATGAAAAAGTTGTTTTTATTCTGATTGACTGCATGCGGTACGATCAGTGGTTACTGTTTCAACAGATATTATCCGAGTATTACACCATTGATACAGATTTTTATTATTCCATCCTTCCAACGGCAACACCCTATTCCAGGAATTCAATATTCTCCGGAATGTATCCTCAGGAGATTAAACGTAGGTATCCACAGCTTTGGGAAATGGGGCAGGATGAAACTTCGCTGAACAGACATGAAGAGGAACTACTTAAGAAATATATGCAAAGAAATCACTTTTCAGATCAGGTGAAATATGAGAAAATCATCGATCCTGAAGATGGAAACCGTATTGCTCAAAAAATTTCGAACTACACACAAACTCCACTTACGGCTATTGTCTATAACTTTGTTGATACGCTGGTTCATAGCCGTTCGGATTCTGAGGTGTTGAAGCAAATTGCACCGGATGTTCCGGCATTTCGATCATTGACCGAAACCTGGTTTCAGCACTCATCACTCCTGAGGATTTTTAAAGAGCTGGCTGATGAAGACGTAACCGTAGTTGTTACCAGTGATCATGGCTCTGTTCGTGCTCTGCGCGACACAAAAGTATTCGGCGACAAAGATGCTGCAACGAATTTGAGATATAAGTATGGTAGAAATCTGAAGGCTGAAGAGAGTGCGGCAATTTTTATAGATAAACCTGAAGAGTATATGTTACCGGTAGAACCGCCGGCAAACAGTTATATCATCGCAAAAGAAGACTACTTCTTTGTTTATCCAAATAACTACAACAAGTTTCAGAACCGATATAGGGATACATTCCAGCATGGGGGGGCCTCTATGGAAGAGATGATTCTCCCGGTATCTGTTTTGAAGTCGAAAAAGTAG
- a CDS encoding DHH family phosphoesterase yields MFKEFIKKIKKYKRIGVVSHIRPDGDCIGSQVGLSIWLEKNGFEVDAFNDDDVPVNLEWLTEYFPIQSLDIEKIKKCDLIILVDGNALHRFSHIESWTKELDVPFWMIDHHPDPNDEFDLQVSVPGASSTCELIYNLYNESNIEQLEKSAAMALYTGIITDTGSLQFDSVTPKTLEAVADILRRGDFKPNVVAEQVFSTKTESQYKLLSLALGTIQLYESNQIATMYVTQEMLEETQTTNSDTEGFVNYPLSIAGVKAAVLLKDLAEEGVKMSLRSRSNVDVNVWARELDGGGHQKAAGAWHPGPLEKTIEDVISIGKKQLNQIETT; encoded by the coding sequence ATGTTTAAAGAATTCATCAAAAAGATAAAAAAATACAAGCGTATCGGAGTAGTATCACACATTCGTCCGGATGGAGATTGTATAGGGTCGCAGGTGGGCCTCTCAATTTGGTTGGAAAAGAACGGGTTTGAGGTTGATGCCTTTAACGATGATGATGTTCCGGTTAACCTTGAGTGGCTGACTGAGTATTTCCCGATTCAATCTTTAGACATTGAAAAAATTAAAAAGTGTGATTTGATCATTTTAGTTGATGGAAACGCACTGCACCGGTTTTCTCATATCGAGAGTTGGACAAAAGAATTGGATGTTCCTTTTTGGATGATTGATCACCATCCCGATCCAAATGACGAGTTTGATCTGCAGGTTTCAGTACCGGGAGCTTCATCCACGTGTGAACTTATTTATAATCTGTATAATGAGAGCAATATTGAGCAGCTGGAAAAATCTGCTGCAATGGCACTTTACACCGGAATTATCACGGATACGGGGTCGCTTCAATTCGACAGTGTTACCCCGAAAACACTGGAGGCCGTAGCAGATATTCTAAGGCGAGGCGATTTCAAACCAAATGTAGTTGCTGAACAGGTCTTTTCAACTAAAACAGAATCACAGTATAAGTTGTTGAGCTTGGCTCTTGGTACCATTCAGCTATATGAAAGCAATCAGATAGCAACCATGTACGTTACGCAAGAGATGTTAGAAGAAACGCAAACAACAAATAGTGATACAGAAGGTTTTGTAAACTATCCACTGAGCATTGCAGGCGTGAAAGCAGCAGTTCTGTTAAAAGATTTGGCAGAGGAGGGTGTTAAAATGAGCCTGCGCTCCAGAAGTAATGTCGATGTGAATGTATGGGCACGCGAGTTGGACGGCGGCGGACATCAAAAAGCGGCAGGAGCATGGCATCCCGGTCCCCTTGAAAAAACGATTGAAGATGTGATCTCCATTGGCAAAAAACAACTGAATCAAATTGAAACGACTTAA
- a CDS encoding alpha/beta fold hydrolase, which produces MKQKIEIPYSLSSMDLQNFVFEGTQTAWYKMGSGKPLLILHGWGSSSAVMKPIAEKLKDIRTCYLIDFPGFGQSPEPPAAWDVDRYTDLTEAFIHQIIEADSVDVLVHSYGNRVLLKLLSRSEIKQKIDKVIITGGAGLKPKRSMKYYFRKYTAKLLKAPFLILPNPLRDKGLNSLRRTKLWKMLGSSDYKQLSGVMRETFVKSVTEYLDDLLPQIEHEALLVWGKNDTATPLDQAYRMDKRLKNGVLVEIENAGHYAFLDQPQQFTAICRAYLNPDS; this is translated from the coding sequence ATGAAACAGAAAATCGAAATACCTTACAGTTTATCATCTATGGATCTGCAAAATTTTGTCTTTGAGGGAACTCAAACCGCTTGGTATAAGATGGGAAGTGGAAAGCCGCTGCTCATTTTACACGGATGGGGAAGCAGTTCTGCAGTGATGAAACCCATTGCCGAAAAGCTGAAGGACATCAGAACATGTTATCTAATCGATTTTCCTGGATTTGGGCAATCACCAGAACCACCGGCAGCCTGGGATGTTGATCGTTACACAGATCTGACGGAAGCTTTTATTCATCAAATAATTGAGGCTGACTCTGTAGATGTCCTGGTTCACTCTTACGGTAATCGTGTTCTTCTAAAACTTCTGAGCAGAAGTGAAATCAAGCAGAAAATTGATAAAGTCATCATAACGGGGGGCGCCGGATTAAAACCCAAGCGTTCTATGAAGTATTACTTTAGAAAATACACAGCAAAACTGCTAAAAGCTCCATTTTTAATTTTACCAAATCCACTCAGGGATAAGGGACTGAATAGCTTAAGACGTACTAAACTCTGGAAAATGCTTGGTTCTTCGGATTACAAACAGCTTTCAGGAGTTATGAGGGAGACCTTTGTTAAATCTGTTACAGAATATCTGGACGACCTACTCCCGCAAATTGAACATGAAGCGCTTTTAGTCTGGGGGAAAAATGATACAGCAACTCCGTTGGATCAGGCTTATCGAATGGATAAAAGATTAAAGAATGGTGTACTGGTAGAGATTGAAAATGCGGGGCATTATGCTTTTTTAGATCAACCTCAACAATTTACCGCAATATGCCGCGCATACCTCAACCCTGATTCATAA
- a CDS encoding sodium:solute symporter family protein: MDSIFTGLDWLIVASYFVFLIWLSWKKGWNSDDEEEFLLSGRKVTLPAFVATLVSTWYGGILGVGEWSYQFGISQWLILGVPFYIFSALFAIFLAGKIRLNKALTIPEAIANRYSEKAGRLSALPIFILVSPAPYILMLGLLFQFLSGGDAPFLFYASLVALFSVLYITIGGFGAVIRTDILQIILMFSGFIILLIFAVAEFGGFGTLTNSLTDVHLDITGGNSIQYILVWFFIALWTFVDPSFHQRAAAAESPETARKGIFVSIGFWIVFDFLTCFAGLYAFAILGEGLDQPVLAYPMLAEQILPIGLKGLFFVSLLATIMSTLDSYLFISGQTLGRDYLLKYFPDVNPNLLTRIGILVSALLGILLIIIYPSVIDLWYVIGSVFIPGLLIPVLGIYLKPFKLKAVYVIISIIGASAISLIWLILGTTHPDQAVGYAYFGVEPFYPGLFAAILIWIIGKDGEEEIR; the protein is encoded by the coding sequence GTGGACTCTATTTTTACCGGACTCGATTGGCTTATTGTTGCAAGTTACTTTGTATTTCTAATTTGGCTCAGCTGGAAGAAAGGCTGGAATTCAGATGACGAAGAGGAATTTCTGCTGAGTGGAAGAAAGGTCACTTTACCGGCTTTTGTGGCTACTCTGGTTTCTACCTGGTACGGTGGAATTCTGGGTGTGGGCGAATGGAGTTATCAATTTGGAATTTCTCAATGGCTTATTCTTGGCGTCCCCTTCTATATTTTCTCCGCCCTGTTCGCTATTTTTCTTGCCGGAAAAATCCGTCTCAATAAAGCCCTGACCATTCCGGAAGCGATTGCCAACCGATATAGTGAAAAAGCAGGCCGCCTGAGTGCACTCCCGATTTTTATCCTGGTAAGTCCTGCACCCTATATTCTGATGTTGGGATTACTGTTTCAATTTCTTTCTGGCGGAGATGCCCCATTCCTCTTTTATGCCTCGTTAGTGGCTCTCTTTTCAGTTTTATATATCACCATTGGCGGATTTGGAGCTGTAATCCGAACTGATATCCTTCAGATCATCCTTATGTTTTCAGGATTTATAATCCTGCTAATTTTTGCCGTTGCTGAATTTGGAGGCTTTGGCACACTTACGAATTCACTGACTGATGTTCACCTGGATATCACCGGTGGAAATTCGATCCAATATATATTGGTTTGGTTTTTCATCGCGCTCTGGACCTTTGTTGATCCAAGTTTTCATCAGCGAGCAGCCGCAGCTGAATCGCCCGAAACAGCTCGTAAAGGAATTTTTGTATCCATAGGGTTCTGGATTGTGTTCGACTTTTTAACCTGTTTTGCAGGGCTTTATGCATTTGCCATTCTGGGTGAAGGACTCGATCAGCCTGTATTAGCCTACCCTATGCTTGCAGAACAGATTTTACCAATCGGTTTAAAAGGTCTTTTCTTCGTATCACTTCTGGCAACCATCATGTCTACACTCGATAGTTACCTTTTTATATCGGGACAAACTCTGGGGCGCGATTATCTGCTCAAATATTTCCCGGATGTAAATCCAAATCTACTCACCAGAATTGGAATTTTAGTCTCCGCGCTGCTTGGAATACTGCTAATCATCATCTACCCAAGCGTCATCGATTTGTGGTACGTGATCGGTTCCGTTTTTATTCCGGGTTTACTAATTCCTGTTTTGGGAATCTATCTCAAACCATTCAAACTGAAAGCCGTTTACGTAATTATTTCAATCATAGGCGCTTCAGCAATATCATTGATATGGCTGATATTAGGCACAACACACCCGGATCAGGCAGTAGGATATGCTTATTTCGGAGTTGAACCTTTCTATCCCGGACTATTTGCAGCAATACTGATCTGGATTATAGGAAAGGATGGTGAGGAGGAAATCAGGTAG
- a CDS encoding thiamine diphosphokinase produces the protein MNVVILCDGNPPRPEQLKEALEHSSLFIAADGGALIASQMGVKPDVIIGDLDSYSVTGNEHGDVIHDPDQETNDLEKALAYAYKQECENVIVFGATGKRLDHTLKNLSVLKQFDGQFKSLQFKDKYSVLFLLPKHFEMELPLHTTVSLFPLSGKVEEIHTSGLKYALTDGTLENGVQDGSSNLTVEKKIEIFHKKGDLLIFINHKTDK, from the coding sequence ATGAATGTTGTAATTTTATGCGATGGAAATCCTCCAAGGCCTGAACAACTAAAAGAGGCGTTGGAACATTCATCCCTATTTATTGCTGCAGACGGTGGTGCACTGATAGCCAGTCAGATGGGCGTAAAACCCGATGTGATCATCGGAGACCTGGATAGTTATTCGGTAACGGGTAATGAGCACGGTGACGTCATTCACGACCCCGATCAAGAGACGAACGATCTTGAAAAAGCATTGGCGTACGCTTACAAACAGGAATGTGAAAATGTTATTGTTTTCGGAGCCACCGGTAAAAGGCTCGACCACACTCTTAAAAACCTTTCCGTTCTTAAACAGTTTGACGGTCAGTTCAAATCTCTTCAGTTTAAAGACAAATACTCCGTTTTGTTTCTTTTGCCCAAACATTTTGAAATGGAGTTACCGTTACATACAACCGTATCTCTATTTCCACTCTCCGGTAAAGTCGAAGAAATTCACACATCCGGATTAAAGTACGCGCTTACCGACGGTACACTCGAAAATGGAGTTCAGGATGGAAGCTCAAATCTAACTGTCGAAAAAAAGATCGAAATTTTCCATAAAAAGGGAGACCTTCTCATCTTCATTAATCACAAAACCGACAAATAG
- the gldC gene encoding gliding motility protein GldC translates to MSEKSKKINIEVELDDNNVPENIQWNATDLQGYDEASCRAMILALWDHTRKDTLRLDLWTKEMTVDEMKIFFHQTLVTMADTLEKSINDPRISGDMRDFCDYFAERMEIVE, encoded by the coding sequence ATGTCTGAGAAAAGTAAAAAGATCAATATTGAGGTAGAACTCGATGATAATAATGTACCTGAGAATATTCAGTGGAATGCTACAGATCTGCAGGGTTATGATGAAGCGTCCTGCAGGGCTATGATTTTGGCTCTTTGGGATCATACACGCAAAGATACGCTGAGACTCGACCTCTGGACGAAAGAGATGACGGTAGACGAAATGAAAATATTCTTCCATCAAACACTGGTTACCATGGCCGATACTTTGGAGAAGTCGATAAATGATCCGCGAATAAGTGGAGATATGCGCGATTTTTGTGACTATTTTGCGGAACGAATGGAAATAGTTGAGTAA
- the tsaE gene encoding tRNA (adenosine(37)-N6)-threonylcarbamoyltransferase complex ATPase subunit type 1 TsaE: MEKKISRSEEETFRIAKEYASQVEAGDVICLEGNLGAGKTHFTKGFVTVFGVDQAAVTSPTFALINEYHGKEIEIYHFDCYRLENVQEALEIGAEEYLYGDGICIIEWPERIEEILPSHSKRVTITATGPEEREISFNP, translated from the coding sequence ATGGAGAAGAAGATCAGCAGAAGTGAAGAGGAAACTTTCAGAATTGCGAAAGAGTATGCCTCTCAGGTTGAAGCCGGTGACGTGATTTGCCTGGAGGGGAACTTGGGTGCCGGAAAAACACATTTTACGAAAGGGTTTGTTACCGTATTTGGTGTAGATCAGGCTGCGGTAACATCACCCACTTTTGCACTGATCAATGAGTATCATGGAAAGGAGATAGAAATTTACCATTTTGACTGTTACAGACTCGAAAATGTTCAGGAAGCCCTTGAGATTGGCGCTGAAGAGTATTTATATGGTGATGGAATTTGTATCATTGAGTGGCCTGAACGAATTGAAGAAATTTTACCTTCACACTCAAAACGTGTAACTATTACCGCTACAGGCCCTGAAGAAAGGGAAATTAGTTTCAACCCATGA
- a CDS encoding RluA family pseudouridine synthase, with protein sequence MLVERENPNKTEYLLNVPEGQSTDIRLDKYITSFVQNASRNKVQKAIKDGHVLVNGKLEKSSYIMQPGDKIEISLPIPPSPEAKPEDIPLDIIYEDDDLIVVNKEEGMVVHPAFGNWTGTMVNGLLYHADTLSKEDEETVRPGIVHRLDKDTSGLLVVAKNEVAHKKLSAQFAEKSVERTYWAIVWGNPPDSGTIEGNIGRSPRDRKIMTVLKEKKGKSAVTHFETIERFDHLALLKINLETGRTHQIRVHMQHQNYYVFGDPTYGGDSVRYGPNTGSRKAMFNNLFARLERQALHAKTLGFIHPATDKYVEFNSTLPEDFQFVLDTLRTNCKP encoded by the coding sequence ATGTTAGTTGAACGAGAAAACCCGAATAAAACTGAGTATTTGTTAAATGTGCCTGAAGGTCAGAGTACCGACATCAGGCTGGACAAATACATTACCTCTTTTGTGCAAAATGCATCCCGTAATAAAGTCCAAAAGGCGATAAAAGACGGGCATGTGTTGGTGAATGGGAAGTTGGAAAAATCCTCCTATATCATGCAGCCGGGAGATAAAATTGAGATCAGCCTTCCGATACCACCTTCACCTGAAGCCAAGCCTGAAGATATTCCGCTGGATATTATTTACGAGGATGACGATCTGATTGTTGTAAATAAAGAGGAGGGTATGGTGGTTCACCCGGCATTTGGAAACTGGACCGGAACGATGGTCAACGGTTTGCTATACCACGCCGACACCCTTTCTAAAGAGGATGAAGAGACAGTTCGCCCGGGAATTGTACATCGTTTGGATAAAGACACCAGCGGACTTTTGGTGGTTGCAAAAAATGAAGTAGCGCACAAAAAGTTGTCTGCTCAATTTGCCGAAAAGAGTGTAGAGAGAACGTATTGGGCAATTGTTTGGGGGAACCCGCCGGACAGCGGGACCATTGAAGGAAACATTGGCCGGTCGCCCCGCGACAGAAAAATCATGACAGTACTGAAGGAAAAGAAGGGGAAAAGTGCTGTAACTCACTTTGAAACCATTGAGAGATTTGATCACTTGGCGCTTTTAAAAATCAACCTTGAGACAGGCAGAACCCATCAGATTCGTGTTCATATGCAGCATCAAAATTATTATGTTTTTGGTGACCCAACTTATGGTGGAGATTCTGTTCGATATGGGCCGAATACCGGGTCGAGGAAAGCAATGTTTAATAACCTGTTTGCCAGGTTGGAGCGGCAGGCCCTTCATGCCAAAACATTGGGGTTTATTCACCCCGCAACCGATAAGTATGTTGAATTTAATTCCACACTGCCTGAGGATTTTCAGTTTGTGCTGGATACACTGCGAACAAATTGTAAACCTTAA
- a CDS encoding acetyl-CoA carboxylase carboxyltransferase subunit alpha — translation MQYLDFEQPIADLEKKIDELQEISVDDKVLKPEIDRLRKKADQLRESIFTNLTRWQRVQLARHPERPYTLDYIERITDDFIELHGDRFHSDDKAIVGGLATIDDQSVMIIGHQKGRDTKSRQYRNFGMANPEGYRKAYRLMKMAEKFKIPVVTLLDTPGAYPGLEAEERGQAEAIARNLKMMAVLEVPIVAIVIGEGASGGAIGIGMGNEVFMMENTWYSVIAPESCSSILWKTWDYKEQAASALRPTAKDLLELKVIDGIIPEPLGGAHRDYGKAAEAVKAQILKSLKKLNKMKPDKLIDQRVDKYASMGVWETASGKKDKS, via the coding sequence ATGCAATATCTCGATTTTGAACAGCCGATAGCCGATTTGGAAAAGAAAATTGATGAACTTCAGGAAATTTCCGTCGATGACAAAGTATTGAAACCGGAAATTGACCGCCTTCGAAAAAAAGCGGATCAGCTTAGAGAATCCATTTTTACGAATTTAACCCGATGGCAGAGAGTTCAGCTTGCTCGTCATCCGGAACGCCCTTATACGCTCGATTACATTGAGCGAATTACGGATGATTTTATTGAGTTGCACGGAGATCGATTCCACTCTGACGACAAAGCCATTGTGGGCGGATTGGCAACAATAGACGATCAGTCCGTAATGATTATCGGCCACCAAAAAGGTCGTGATACCAAAAGTCGGCAGTATCGAAATTTTGGTATGGCCAATCCGGAGGGATATAGAAAAGCCTACCGACTGATGAAGATGGCTGAGAAATTTAAAATTCCGGTCGTCACTTTGCTGGATACACCGGGGGCATATCCGGGTCTTGAAGCTGAAGAGCGTGGGCAGGCTGAAGCCATTGCCCGAAATCTAAAAATGATGGCTGTCCTTGAAGTACCGATCGTTGCTATAGTGATCGGCGAAGGAGCCAGTGGAGGTGCAATTGGTATCGGGATGGGTAATGAAGTATTTATGATGGAAAATACCTGGTATTCAGTAATTGCACCTGAATCGTGTTCTTCCATTCTCTGGAAAACCTGGGACTACAAAGAACAAGCTGCTTCAGCACTTCGTCCAACAGCAAAGGATTTACTTGAACTTAAAGTGATTGATGGCATTATCCCCGAACCGCTTGGTGGTGCACATCGAGATTATGGAAAAGCGGCAGAAGCAGTAAAAGCTCAGATTCTGAAGAGCCTGAAAAAACTCAACAAAATGAAGCCTGATAAGCTGATTGATCAACGGGTGGATAAGTATGCTTCAATGGGAGTTTGGGAAACGGCATCCGGTAAGAAAGATAAATCCTGA